CTGTAGCGCCTGAGTCAATAAATGGGCGAACTGAGCACGTGTAATGGTTCCGTTAGGGTCGATTGTCCGATCGAGTGAGAGACCATTCTGCTTAGCAATCACGAATGCTGAAGCATACCAGGATTTGTCGCTCACTTTATCAAAATAATCACTAGCTTTGGAAGAGCTACTACCCGCTCCTGGATTCGGAGTCAGATTCAGACCACCGACGATGAATTGTATCCCTTGCGCAAAGCTCACTTTAGATTTAGGGGCGAACTTATCTTTGTCTACTCCATTTATAATCCCCTCTTTATGCAGGGAGTTTATTTTTGCTTCCGCAGGATCGCCTTTCAAATCCGAAAAAGCGAAAGCGGATGCTCCAAATGACAGGCTTGCTGCCAGAATGCAGCAGGTTATCGTCATTTTTTTGGCATTATTGATGAAAATTGTTTTTTTCATTATGCGTCACCTCCATAGTCTTAGATGGTAGATTAGACCAAAATGTTGCATGGAATTAAAAATATAGTAAAGATTCAAGTAAAACGTTATCCGCGCAGGAGTGACTCGGCACCATCTACATAAATCTCAGTTCCCGTCACATGAAAGGATTCATTCGAGGCGAGAAATAATACTAGGATGGCAACCTGCTCAGGTTTATTATCCCCAATTTTAGTGTCGATCGATCCAGGACAGACCGCATTCACACGGATGCCGTATTGCGCTAGTTCTAGTGCAGCCATTTTTATAAAAGCGACTTACCCAGCCTTGGAAGATGAGTACGCAGAAGCGCCGATGTTCTTCAATATCAAGTGTTTCGATAGGAGACCAAGTACCATTAATTCCGGCATTAGCAAAAATAATATCAATCTTCTGTACCTCATCCCCAACCTTACGAATACTTTCTTCGACAAGATCTGGATTGGAAACATCGCATTTAATTACTGTAGCTGAGCCTCCAATGGATTCAATCTCAAGTTTAGTCTCATAGGATTCCTCAGGGGTGCGGTCAAGCATATATACCTTAGCTCCGTGCTGGGCAAACCGTATGGCTGAAGCTTTTCCGATGCCTGAGACTGCGCCAGTAACCACTGCAACTTTATCCTACAAACGTTTATCTTTGATGATGAACTTCCTCCTCGGTGATTGGATTTCCTAATAGTAATTACATACCCGGCGGATCTGAAACGAACCATTTTGATGTGGAAGAGTGGAACAACAGGGAGGGATATATTACTATTGAACATAAGGATGTGTACCATTAAATCTAGCTCATGATAGGGGAACTATAGATGATTCAGCAGCAGGGGTTGGAACGGATTAATGTGGGGATATTCGCCCATGTAGATGCCGGGAAGACGACGACAACGGAGCATGTTTTATATGAAAGTGGTCGCATTCGAGCGCTCGGCAGTGTAGACAGTGGGACAGCATTGACGGATTCTATGGATGTGGAGCGGCAACGGGGGATATCGGTACGGGCGGCATTGGCTTCTTTGACTTGGAAAGGCGTGCAGATCAATCTCGTCGATACACCGGGGCACGTAGATTTCCTGTCAGAGGTGGAACGCTCTTTGCGTGTGATGGATTGTGCGGTGCTTATTTTGTCGGCGGTAGAAGGAGTCCAAGCCCAAAGTGAGATGATCTGGAACGCGCTTCGGAAGCTCGGAATTCCCACGCTGATTTTTATGAACAAAATGGACCGTGTAGGTGCTGACCCTGAAGCTGTGCTGGCGCAGGCGCGTAATTATTTATCTAGTGATATTATTCCAGTTCAACAACCGATGGTCAAAGAGCAGGAGTACATAGGGGCAAGAGATTTGTGGGGGAGCGAAGCCGGTCCTGCTGCACAGACCGAATTGTTGGAAGCGTTAGCTGAACGGGATGAAGATCTGCTGGAGACGTATATGTCAGGCAGTCCTATTGATCTTGCAGCATGGAAAAAATATATGAA
The window above is part of the Paenibacillus sp. FSL K6-0276 genome. Proteins encoded here:
- a CDS encoding SDR family oxidoreductase; its protein translation is MVTGAVSGIGKASAIRFAQHGAKVYMLDRTPEESYETKLEIESIGGSATVIKCDVSNPDLVEESIRKVGDEVQKIDIIFANAGINGTWSPIETLDIEEHRRFCVLIFQGWVSRFYKNGCTRTSAIRHPCECGLSWIDRH